In Gracilibacillus salitolerans, the sequence AATCAATAAATGAGGGATATCATGATTAAATCGAGGAAAGTACATATTATTACATGCTTATTAATGATGTTGGCTGTGATATTGTTATTGTTATCACAACGGACTGCCGAAGAAACAATAAAGTATTTCCCTCCAGATTCCTCTATTTCATTTTCGGCTGTTGGAACAAATTTAAATTTACTTAAAGAAACCGGAAATGACCAATATATGGTGAAATGGATTGCTACAAGCAGTTTAGACAAAGAAATTTATCTTAGACAAGATGTTTCTCTCTTATATATGGATGGTCGTCTGAAAGGGATGAAAGGTTTGTGGAAAGAATCGGAGAAAGATATTGATTTAGAAGTTGTTTTTGAGGAAAGTGATAGCAGTCATTTTCAAGCGATTAGCTTCCATCATGGTGAAATACACTATCCAAATGATGAAATTAAAAGCATTCATCAAATGTCGGACGATCATTTATATGTAATAGACTCTCCTCATACAGCATTGGAATCGTTTCGAGAGCCTAATTCGCATATGCAACTAGAATGGAAAGAAACCATTGATAAAACTACATCACAGCAGTTACAGTTTGCGTGGAAAGAATGGATAGATGCGGCAAACATAGAGATAAATGATTATGATTTGTATCCTCTAACAAGCATCATTCAACTTCAGGAAAAACCCATTAATGGATTAACGCAAGAACAAACAGATCGTATTATCGGACAACTTTGGGAAGGCCTATATAAAAATTATATATTGCCAATTGCTAACCAATCCGAAACGAACAATCAAATAATGCCTCTTATTTTAATTAATAAAAATAATGATCATCTAATTGTGCTTTTCAATAATGAAGCTAACCAACTTGAAACATTATATCAACAATTATCCATACAAAACTAAAGAGCAGAGATTAATTTTCTGCTCTTTGCAATTCTTGGAATAATTCTTGATAACTATTATTTTCGCTATCTAAATCTAACAATTGCTCCGTGGCATGCATTGCTTTATTATATTCATCTTCTTGTTGATACAATAAAGCTAAATTATACCACGCTTCTTCAAATTCAGACTTTTGCTCCACTGCTTTTTCTAAATCCCTTTTAGCTTGATCAAATGATTCTAAATGAATGTTAGCAAAGGATCGATAAAATAATAATTCTGCTTCTAATTGATCTGCGTATGGCAAGGTCTCTGTGACAATCTCTGTTACTTCATTATATTGTTCAGCTTCCACAAGTTGTTGCACTCGCTGAATTTGCAGCGTTTCGTTATACTGTACCTCATCATTGGTTAATCCATATGCCAAAAGGCCGAATACATAAAAAACAAAGATGACTACTGCAATAAGTTGTTGCATAAACGCTTTCGATTTTGGCAGCATTACAATACCAGAAGCAATAAATCCCCCAATTAACCCGCCAATATGTGCACCATTGTCAACTTGTGGTACAAACACGCCAAAAATAATATTTAAGATAACAATAAAGATGACATTCATACCCATTGTCTTGAAGAAAATTCTCGGATTTTTCATTCCGAAGAAAAGCAATGCCCCGAACAGACCAAATAATGCCCCCGACGCTCCGGCAGCAATACTTGGATTCAATGCAAAACTTGCCATTCCTCCAGCAAGACCAGCAAGGAAATATATTATGATAAACCGAATATTTCCGTAAATTCTTTCTACCAGAGTACCAATAAAATATAAGGCAAGCATATTTAGAGCTAAATGAAATATTCCAATATGTAAAAACATGGAGGTAATGATGCGCCACCATTCGCCCTCCATCATACCCACATTATATTTGGCTCCAAATTGAATGAGTGTTTCTGGATTTGTCGACCCACCTCTATACTCTAATAGAAAAAACAAAATAATATTAATCGCTATTAATATATAAGAAAGACGCGGTTTTCCTCTATTAAAAACAGCTAAGATTTCTTTTTCAGCATTTTTATGTATTTGTTGAATTCGGTGTTTTAATAATTCTGTTTGATATTCTAATTCAAATAAATTTTCTGGAATAGAAAAAGTTAACGCGTGATTTAGTTGTGCTTTCTGAAAAAATCGAGAGAATTCTTCCTCATGATGTTGACTCCATATATAAACAAATGAAGTATCAATTTTAGGAACTGATGAGTCTCTTTTCATGAGATCACTCCAGCTATCAACAGGTTCATATTCTGCAATAAAAATATGATGAAATGAAATATTTTGCTGAAATAAAGGCAGTTGGATATTTTGTATAACTTTTTTTTCAACCTGTTGTACAGATGCTTCAAGTTCCCTTTTCCAGTCATATTGTTTTAATGATACTCTCACTATATCTGTATTTCTTTTATTTCTCTTCCACAACAAATATTCTTCTTGATTAGAGGAAGTTGTTAAGAGTTCATATTCCTCTTTCTCCATTAAATGAAGTACCAGTTTATTTTGAACAAATTGATTCCTGATAAACATATCAACACCTGCCTTATCACTATTCTAATCTTATCATGAATATTTGCGGTTAGAATAATAATAAGGATTAGAAATTTATTTAAACATAGATCCTATCATTTTATGACGGATAAACGGGATACTCATAGCAATTCGTACCCCCCATTTTCTTAATACCGGTACAGTAGTGATCACCCTAGTAATACTATTACGAAATACAAAGACAATGGATACGAGTGCAGTTAAAAAGAAAAAAACTTTTGTTACTTTCATCAATATTCACTCCTACTGTTTGTTATTAATAGTTTTTTCTTTTCTTAGCAATTTTATGTATGCTTACAATAAATTTTGCCGAAGTTTGATATCAGGATATCGACTGGCTTATCGTGTTTTTCTAGCATTATCGTTTCAACAATCTGAAAATCAGCAGCAAGTGACAATGTAATACCTGTATAGTTCTGTAAAAAACGATCATAAAAGCCACCACCATACCCAATTCTAAAACCTTTCTTATTAAATACAACTCCTGGCACAATCATAAGATCTATTTGTTTTTTCTCAACAAATAATGCATTTGATATGGAAGGTTCCCATATATCAGCCCAAACATTTTCTAACTGATCTCCTGCTTGGTATTGGTAAAATGCCATTGAACTATCCTTAGGATTACATTTTGGAATGACGATCCTTTTTTCTTGTTGCCAAGCTTTATGGATTAAATATTCGGTATCCCATTCTAATCCCTTAGAAATTGTTACACCAATAGTCTGTGCTTGGCGCCAAGTATCTGTCTGCAATAATTTCGTCTGAATAGCATGCTCAATTAATTCCCGATTCATTAATTGCTGCCATTGCCTCAATGTATTTTTTCGTTGTTGTTCTTTTATAAATGGTAACTTTTCCATCCATCTGCACCGCCTTCTTAATCATCATTGTTCGGATTCAAATTTAACTACTTGTTATATAAGAAAAACTCTTACCTATATATTGTGGTAAGAGTTTTTCCATTCATTTCATTATTTGGTTTCACGGTGTAACGTATGTCGTTTCAAGCGTGGGCTATATTTTTTAAGCTCTAAACGCTCTGGATGTTTACGTTTATTTTTAGTCGTAATATAATTACGGTCACCTGTTTCAGTACAAGCTAAAGTAATGTTAACGCGCATGGTTTTCCCTCCAAACTAAATCATACATCATTCTTTTCAATATCGAATCATTACCTAGAATATAATAGCAAAAAGCGGCGATAATTTCAAGTATATGTTTTATTGTAATCTAAAATATGGTATAACTATATATGTAGATTATGGTCAGAACTAGGAGGAAAGTCATGTTATATGCAATAATAGGTACTGTTATTAGTATAGCCGTAATATTGTGGGTTATATCCTTTTTTATGCAAGATAAATTTAAACAACTAGAAGATCAATTTGAGCAATTCTCCATTTCTTCTTTACAAGAAACATATCAGTTAAAAAAGAAAATAAATATTCTTGAAGAAGAATTATTAATTGATGATTTCTCAGTGGAACAAACGATAAGCTCTACAAACAATCAACAAACTCCAATCATGAGAAGAGTGAAAGAATTATATAATCAAGGATATGAGACAGATTATATTGCTGAACAGGTTAATATGAACGAATATGATGTCATTTCAATGATTAAACAATTTTAAACTAGCTTAAAGAATGAGGGATTACATTGAAGCAAATCACGAGAGCATTCTCTCTTGGATTATTAGTTGCAGCTGTTATAATAGGGGTTACATATTATCTTGAAAAGCCGGAACAGGCTCAATCTACCACTTCTCCAACAATATATGAATCTATTCAACAAATAGAAGATGATGGTTATTATGTATATGATGAAGATTTGGAGTCTAAGGTAGATGAATTAGAACAAAAAATAGAAGGTTTACAACAAAATACTGATAATGAACTAGATGGAATGGAAGATGATACAGAGGATCAAACGGAAGAAACTACAATCACTATAGAGTCAGGTATGACAATTCAAGAGATTGTTGAATTATTGGATGATAATGAACTACTTTCTGATGAGAATGCATTTATCACCTATTTGGAAGAAAATGAACTGGGTAGATTTATTCAAACAGGTGAATTTAGTCTCCATAACGATATGACTATCGAAGAACTAGCTAATACATTAACGAGACAAACTGAGGAGTAGATTTTATATCTACTCCTCTTCTAGTTTATTTAGTTATTTAAGTCTAAGGATTCACCTTTTACTAAATACATGACGTCTTCTCCAATATTTGTTGCATGATCACCAATTCGTTCTACATACCTACCGCTAAACGCCATTTGCATGATATGCTGAATTTTTTGTGGATTTGTTGCGGTCTCTTCCAGTAATTCACGTAACATGGTTGAATACATATTATCAACAACATCGTCCAACTGGGATAATTTTCTTGCTAAAGTAATATCTTCATTTTCATATGACAATATGGCTAAATCAATCATTTCTACCGCTATCTTTTTCATTTCCTTAATAGAAGGATGTACTTGTATACCATGATTCTCACCTAAGTGAATAGTGGATTTCGCCACATTTTTTGCGTTATCTGCCATTCGTTCCAGATCATTTGAAATTCGAAGAGCTACAACTAGTCTGCGCAAATCTGTCGCAACTGGTTGTTGTCTTGCAATCAATACAATCGCTTCTTCATTTATTTTCATATCTAACTCATCGAGCTCTTTATCATTCTGAATGACTTGCTCTGCTTGTAATACATCTGACCGATATAGAGTCTCGATAGCTAATTGTAATTGTTCTTTTGTTTTTTTTGCTAATTCAATTATAAGTCCCTCTAAATGTTGCAACTCACCTTGGAAAGCTTCTCTACCTACCATCTTGTACTCCCTTTCCCTATCAATCTCTTGATATATTAAAATTCTGTTAAATTAGCCAAAACGACCAGTAATATAATCTTCCGTACGCTTATCTTTTGGATTTGAAAATAGTTGATCTGTTTCAGAAAATTCAACTACTTCCCCATTCAACATAAAAACGGTTCTATCAGAAATTCTTGCTGCCTGTTGCATATTATGAGTAACAATGATTATCGTGTAATTTTGCTTTAATTCCTTAATTAATTCTTCAACTTTTAATGTGGAAATAGGATCTAAAGCTGATGTTGGCTCATCCATAAGAATCACATCTGGTTCTATCGCTAAACAACGGGCTATACAAATTCTTTGTTGTTGACCTCCTGAAAGCCCATAAGCATTCTCGTTTAAACGGTCTTTTACTTCATCCCAAATAGCTGCGCCACGTAAGCTCTTTTCCACGATTTCATCCAATAAAGCTTTCTTTTTAATCCCATGAATTTTTGGCCCATAAGCAACGTTCTCATATATCGACTTCGGAAAAGGATTAGGTTTTTGAAAAACCATTCCCACTCGCGTTCGCAAATCTTCTACTTTCATAGATTTATCTAGTATATTTTTTCCTTTATAAGCAATCGAACCTGTTGTACTAACAACTGGTACAAGTTCAACCATACGATTTAGTGTTTTAATATAGGTCGATTTGCCGCAACCTGATGGTCCGATAATTGCGGTTACCTCATTTTCCTTCATTTCCAAATTAATATCTTTTAGTGCATGGTTTTGAGCGTACCATAAGTTTAAATTTTTTGTATCGTAAACAACACGTTTTTGAGTTGTATTATTTTCAATAGTTGTATTATCACTACTTATATCAATTTGCACTTTATTTTCCGTAGCTATACTCATTTTTTCCACTCCTTAACTATGGTCTTGTTGAACAATTGAATCAAATAGCTGTTAATATCTCTGTTGGTACTTATTACGAATGAAAATCGCAACAGAATTTAAAATAAACAAAATTAGTAATAAAACAATGATAGTTGCTGCAGCTAAATTTGCATATTCAGCAACTAATGATGCATCAATAGTCCAATAATATATTTGCATTGGTAGTGCAGTAAAGGTATCAAATATACCGTTTGGAAAAGGAATCAATAATGCCGGTATTCCCAATACTGTTAAAGGTGCTGTTTCTCCAATTGCACGAGAAAGTGATAAAATCGAGCCGGTTAGTATACTTGGTATAGCAGCGGGTAAAATGATTCTTCGAATTGTCTGCCATTTGGTTGCACCCATTCCATAAGAAGCCTCAGGTAAATGACCAGGAACGGCTCTTAAAGCTTCTTGAGCAGATACAATAAGGATCGGTAAAACAAGCAAGGCTAAAGTTAAACCACCTGCTAAAACCACATTTCCGAAATCCATTAATCGAACAAAAACGGTTAGCCCTAATAAACCATATACAATCGAAGGTACTCCTGCTAAATTAGAAATATTCGTCTCGATAAAAGATTGAATAATACCTTTTTTTGAATATAATTCAAGGTAGATAGCTGAACCAACTCCTATAATGAGTGTGACAGGAATAACAACTAACATCACCCATACGGTTCCGAGAATCGCCCCCATAATACCTGCAATATCAGCATTTGTCGATAAACGCCCCGTGATGAAATCCATGTCTATCCATGATAACCCCTGAAATAATACACGCGTTATTAATACAACAAGTACCACTAGTCCAAATAAAGTAGAGAGGAAAAATATAGACTTCCAAATGCTGTTTTTTCGCACACGTGCGTTAATCTTATTATTGTTGTGTAAGACTTCTAACTTTTCCATTAATATTCCTCCCTAAATTTACGAGAGATATATTTCGCAAGTAAATTCATGATCATCGTAAATACAAATAATGTTAATGCAACTGCATATAAACTGTAGTGTAAAGTAGAACCTGCAGGAGCTTCCCCACCAGAAACTTCTACGATATATGCTGTCATTGTTTGCATGGATTGTGTCAAGTCAAAAGTGAAATTTTTTGAACTTCCACTTGCTATCGTTACGATCATTGTTTCTCCAATTGCTCTTGATATCGCTAAAACGAATGATGCCATTATTCCTGAAAATGCTGCAGGAATAACAACTTTGATAGTTGTTTCTAATTTAGTTGTTCCCATCGCTAGTGACCCCTCACGCATTCCATTAGGAACAGAAGTCATGGCGTCTTCAGATAGGGATGCAATCATAGGAATGATCATAACCCCCATTACAATTCCAGGACTTAGAATATTTGTAGCCTCAACCTGTGGCCAAATGCTACGAATTAAAGGAGTTACAAATGTGAATGCAAAAAAACCATAAACAATTGTTGGAATACCTGCCAAAACTTCTAACAATGGTTTTAATATTCTTCTCACCCTATCTGAAGCATATTCACTTAAATAAATAGCTGACATAATACCAATTGGGCCTGCAACAAGGATTGCAACAAGAGACGAAATAATAGTCCCGTTTAACAATGGTAAAATACCAAATTCAGGATTTTGACTAAGTGGCTTTAATTCCGTTCCTGTAAAGAAATCTAATATCGGAACTTCCATAAAGAAATGTACTGCTTGACTGATTAGTGTATATAAAATTCCGATTGTAGTCAGAACCGTAATTGATGCGAGCAAGAAAAGAATAGTAGGAACTAACTTTTCCATATAATTGTTTATGCTTTTCTTTTTCTTGTTTTGGGCAATCAATTCACTGACATTGACAGCACTGTTTAAATTTGATTCGCTGTTCGTTGCCATTTCTTGGAGCACTCCTTCTTTAACTCACAATAAGATGAGAGCATAGATGCCCCCATCTTATTGAAGCCATTATATTGAAAATACTTTTAAATACTGTTCCACCATTATTGGATAGCTTGAATTTCCTCTAGTTGTGCTTGTTGTTCGTCATCTGGAAGTGGTGCAAATCCAGTTTCACCAGCAAACTCATTAATGCTTTCACCTACATAAACTGCATAATCATATACTTCAGGTTTTTCTTGAGCATTATTAACATTTAAGTATGTGAATACTGGACGAGTATAGTCAGCATAAGGACCTTCTTCTCCAATTGTTTCAAGAGATGGAACAACTGCACCATCACCAAAATCGATACCTACAGCTTGTACTTGATCCTGATTATTGTCATAGTATCCAAATCCAAAGTAGCCGATAGCATTTTTGTCTTCTGAAACTAGAGTTACTAAAGTAGAATATTCTTGTTGTAAATCAATACTATCTACTAGATCTTGTTCTTCTAAAATCACTTCATAAAAGAATTCGTACGTACCATGATTCTCGTTAGGACCATAAGTTTGAATTTCTTCATCTGGCCACTCAGAGTCAATTTCAGACCATTTTGTTACATTAC encodes:
- the rpmG gene encoding 50S ribosomal protein L33, translating into MRVNITLACTETGDRNYITTKNKRKHPERLELKKYSPRLKRHTLHRETK
- the pstB gene encoding phosphate ABC transporter ATP-binding protein PstB, which codes for MSIATENKVQIDISSDNTTIENNTTQKRVVYDTKNLNLWYAQNHALKDINLEMKENEVTAIIGPSGCGKSTYIKTLNRMVELVPVVSTTGSIAYKGKNILDKSMKVEDLRTRVGMVFQKPNPFPKSIYENVAYGPKIHGIKKKALLDEIVEKSLRGAAIWDEVKDRLNENAYGLSGGQQQRICIARCLAIEPDVILMDEPTSALDPISTLKVEELIKELKQNYTIIIVTHNMQQAARISDRTVFMLNGEVVEFSETDQLFSNPKDKRTEDYITGRFG
- the pstC gene encoding phosphate ABC transporter permease subunit PstC, with the protein product MATNSESNLNSAVNVSELIAQNKKKKSINNYMEKLVPTILFLLASITVLTTIGILYTLISQAVHFFMEVPILDFFTGTELKPLSQNPEFGILPLLNGTIISSLVAILVAGPIGIMSAIYLSEYASDRVRRILKPLLEVLAGIPTIVYGFFAFTFVTPLIRSIWPQVEATNILSPGIVMGVMIIPMIASLSEDAMTSVPNGMREGSLAMGTTKLETTIKVVIPAAFSGIMASFVLAISRAIGETMIVTIASGSSKNFTFDLTQSMQTMTAYIVEVSGGEAPAGSTLHYSLYAVALTLFVFTMIMNLLAKYISRKFREEY
- a CDS encoding rhomboid family protein; protein product: MFIRNQFVQNKLVLHLMEKEEYELLTTSSNQEEYLLWKRNKRNTDIVRVSLKQYDWKRELEASVQQVEKKVIQNIQLPLFQQNISFHHIFIAEYEPVDSWSDLMKRDSSVPKIDTSFVYIWSQHHEEEFSRFFQKAQLNHALTFSIPENLFELEYQTELLKHRIQQIHKNAEKEILAVFNRGKPRLSYILIAINIILFFLLEYRGGSTNPETLIQFGAKYNVGMMEGEWWRIITSMFLHIGIFHLALNMLALYFIGTLVERIYGNIRFIIIYFLAGLAGGMASFALNPSIAAGASGALFGLFGALLFFGMKNPRIFFKTMGMNVIFIVILNIIFGVFVPQVDNGAHIGGLIGGFIASGIVMLPKSKAFMQQLIAVVIFVFYVFGLLAYGLTNDEVQYNETLQIQRVQQLVEAEQYNEVTEIVTETLPYADQLEAELLFYRSFANIHLESFDQAKRDLEKAVEQKSEFEEAWYNLALLYQQEDEYNKAMHATEQLLDLDSENNSYQELFQELQRAEN
- the phoU gene encoding phosphate signaling complex protein PhoU, which gives rise to MVGREAFQGELQHLEGLIIELAKKTKEQLQLAIETLYRSDVLQAEQVIQNDKELDELDMKINEEAIVLIARQQPVATDLRRLVVALRISNDLERMADNAKNVAKSTIHLGENHGIQVHPSIKEMKKIAVEMIDLAILSYENEDITLARKLSQLDDVVDNMYSTMLRELLEETATNPQKIQHIMQMAFSGRYVERIGDHATNIGEDVMYLVKGESLDLNN
- a CDS encoding endolytic transglycosylase MltG, with translation MKQITRAFSLGLLVAAVIIGVTYYLEKPEQAQSTTSPTIYESIQQIEDDGYYVYDEDLESKVDELEQKIEGLQQNTDNELDGMEDDTEDQTEETTITIESGMTIQEIVELLDDNELLSDENAFITYLEENELGRFIQTGEFSLHNDMTIEELANTLTRQTEE
- a CDS encoding 5-formyltetrahydrofolate cyclo-ligase → MEKLPFIKEQQRKNTLRQWQQLMNRELIEHAIQTKLLQTDTWRQAQTIGVTISKGLEWDTEYLIHKAWQQEKRIVIPKCNPKDSSMAFYQYQAGDQLENVWADIWEPSISNALFVEKKQIDLMIVPGVVFNKKGFRIGYGGGFYDRFLQNYTGITLSLAADFQIVETIMLEKHDKPVDILISNFGKIYCKHT
- the pstA gene encoding phosphate ABC transporter permease PstA → MEKLEVLHNNNKINARVRKNSIWKSIFFLSTLFGLVVLVVLITRVLFQGLSWIDMDFITGRLSTNADIAGIMGAILGTVWVMLVVIPVTLIIGVGSAIYLELYSKKGIIQSFIETNISNLAGVPSIVYGLLGLTVFVRLMDFGNVVLAGGLTLALLVLPILIVSAQEALRAVPGHLPEASYGMGATKWQTIRRIILPAAIPSILTGSILSLSRAIGETAPLTVLGIPALLIPFPNGIFDTFTALPMQIYYWTIDASLVAEYANLAAATIIVLLLILFILNSVAIFIRNKYQQRY